Proteins encoded by one window of Streptomyces clavuligerus:
- a CDS encoding M4 family metallopeptidase: MRSTPRRRVGAAGALFLSAAMIAVGVQAGVPASAAPADRAGAAFGAAVADADPGALPQQLTPAQRTGLIRAQSATTGETARELGLGPQEKLLVREVARDRDGTVHTRYERTYAGLPVLGGDLVVASAKDGAVTSVVKASRTALRGVATTARVTPATAEKQARARAVAQKASGTETEHAPRKVVWLAQGSKPVLAYETVVGGTQPDGTPNELHVVTDATTGAKLYEWQAVHNGTGHTQYSGQVTLGSVASGGTFNLTDTARGNHRTHNLNRGTTGTGALFSGPDDIWGNGLPADAETAGADAAYGAGLTWDYFKNVHGRNGIKNDGVGAYSRVHYGNNYVNAFWTDSCFCMTYGDGAGNAKPLTSIDVAAHEMTHGVTSNTAGLIYSGESGGLNEATSDIFAAAVEFHANNAQDPGDYLVGEKIDIRGNGTPLRYMDRPSRDGSSKDYWYSGIGSIGVHSSSGVGNHWFYLASEGSGPKTVNGVSYDSPTYDGQPVTPIGRDKAALIWYRALTTKFTTTTNYAAARAGTIAAATELYGAGSPEVTNITHAWAAVNVGARPGGGGNPGGPSFENTADVAIPDNGAAVTSPVAVTGVAGNAPSNLAVDVDIVHTWRGDLQVDLVAPDGTVYPLKPLSPSDSGDDVREIFTVNASSEVANGTWGLRVQDRATADTGYINSVKLTF; the protein is encoded by the coding sequence GTGAGATCCACCCCTCGCAGGCGTGTCGGCGCCGCCGGAGCACTCTTCCTCTCCGCCGCGATGATCGCCGTGGGCGTCCAGGCCGGAGTCCCGGCCTCGGCCGCGCCCGCCGACCGGGCCGGGGCCGCCTTCGGCGCCGCCGTGGCCGACGCGGACCCCGGGGCACTGCCCCAGCAGCTCACCCCCGCCCAGCGCACCGGGCTGATACGCGCGCAGAGCGCGACCACCGGGGAGACGGCCCGCGAACTCGGGCTCGGACCGCAGGAGAAGCTGCTCGTACGGGAGGTGGCCCGGGACCGCGACGGGACCGTCCACACCCGCTACGAGCGCACCTACGCCGGGCTGCCGGTGCTCGGCGGGGACCTCGTCGTCGCCAGCGCCAAGGACGGCGCGGTGACCTCGGTCGTCAAGGCGTCCCGGACCGCGCTGCGCGGGGTCGCCACGACCGCCCGTGTCACCCCGGCCACCGCCGAGAAGCAGGCGCGCGCCCGGGCCGTGGCCCAGAAGGCCAGCGGGACGGAGACGGAGCACGCGCCGCGCAAGGTCGTCTGGCTCGCGCAGGGTTCGAAGCCGGTCCTGGCGTACGAGACGGTCGTCGGCGGCACCCAGCCCGACGGGACCCCGAACGAGCTGCACGTCGTCACCGACGCCACCACCGGCGCGAAGCTGTACGAGTGGCAGGCCGTCCACAACGGCACCGGCCACACGCAGTACAGCGGGCAGGTGACCCTCGGCAGCGTGGCGTCCGGAGGAACGTTCAACCTCACCGACACCGCGCGGGGCAACCACCGCACCCACAACCTCAACCGCGGCACCACCGGGACCGGCGCCCTCTTCTCGGGCCCGGACGACATCTGGGGCAACGGCCTTCCGGCCGACGCGGAGACCGCCGGTGCCGACGCCGCCTATGGCGCGGGTCTGACCTGGGACTACTTCAAGAATGTGCACGGCCGCAACGGCATCAAGAACGACGGCGTGGGCGCGTACTCCCGGGTCCACTACGGCAACAACTATGTCAACGCCTTCTGGACCGACAGCTGCTTCTGCATGACCTACGGCGACGGCGCGGGCAATGCCAAGCCGCTGACCTCGATCGACGTGGCCGCGCACGAGATGACCCACGGTGTCACCTCCAACACCGCCGGTCTCATCTACAGCGGGGAGTCCGGCGGCCTCAACGAGGCGACGTCCGACATCTTCGCCGCGGCGGTCGAGTTCCACGCGAACAACGCGCAGGACCCGGGCGACTACCTCGTCGGCGAGAAGATCGACATCCGGGGCAACGGCACCCCGCTGCGGTACATGGACCGGCCGAGCCGGGACGGCAGCTCCAAGGACTACTGGTACTCCGGCATCGGCAGCATCGGCGTCCACTCCTCCTCCGGCGTGGGCAACCACTGGTTCTACCTCGCCTCCGAGGGCAGCGGGCCCAAGACCGTCAACGGCGTGAGCTACGACTCCCCGACCTACGACGGGCAGCCGGTCACCCCGATCGGCCGGGACAAGGCAGCGCTGATCTGGTACCGGGCGCTGACCACCAAGTTCACGACCACGACCAACTACGCGGCGGCGCGCGCCGGAACGATCGCGGCGGCGACCGAGCTGTACGGCGCGGGCAGCCCCGAGGTCACCAACATCACCCACGCCTGGGCGGCCGTGAACGTCGGCGCCCGGCCCGGCGGGGGCGGCAACCCCGGCGGCCCGAGCTTCGAGAACACCGCCGATGTGGCCATCCCGGACAACGGCGCGGCGGTCACCTCTCCGGTCGCGGTCACCGGTGTGGCGGGCAACGCGCCGTCGAACCTCGCGGTGGACGTGGACATCGTCCACACCTGGCGCGGTGACCTCCAGGTGGACCTGGTGGCCCCCGACGGGACCGTCTACCCGCTGAAGCCGCTCAGCCCGTCCGACTCCGGGGACGACGTACGGGAGATCTTCACGGTCAACGCCTCGTCCGAGGTCGCCAACGGGACCTGGGGGCTGCGGGTCCAGGACCGGGCCACCGCGGACACCGGCTACATCAACAGCGTCAAGCTGACTTTCTGA
- a CDS encoding RICIN domain-containing protein produces the protein MTRQASRRPSGDPGPQNRFSDVFAGQPATIRRGPLPGRRVWTALGAAGGLTCLSLLTAALVGQVDFGGERTEKAAAERTTAAEQQPPGPAGLDGADGADGVDGVDGVDEVDGVDAGHEYSDEYPDNTESGDDTASEGVPPAVGSGKGAKSGSGTGSGARPGTATGPGTAPARGSGTGAPAPQRPAPPPADKPRPPAPPVPKPPAPKPPAPKPPTAPQPVKPVKPVKPVNYVAKGPTKNRALNRCVDVVGGVVTDGAALRATTCSGQQRQRWEFRKDGEVWSRINRVYCMDVQWGNTGSGTPLQVAHCSGNPAQQLRLRSDGTIHNPRSGKCVEAVDEGGKRGIRLQLQRCDGSGAQRWLVG, from the coding sequence GTGACGCGCCAGGCCAGCCGTCGGCCCTCCGGTGACCCTGGGCCGCAGAATCGATTCTCGGATGTCTTCGCCGGTCAGCCGGCCACCATCAGGCGGGGTCCGCTGCCGGGGCGGCGGGTGTGGACCGCGCTCGGCGCGGCCGGTGGGCTGACCTGTCTCTCCCTGCTGACCGCCGCCCTGGTGGGGCAGGTGGACTTCGGCGGGGAACGGACGGAGAAGGCCGCGGCGGAACGGACGACGGCGGCCGAGCAGCAACCGCCGGGACCCGCGGGCCTCGACGGCGCGGACGGTGCCGACGGGGTCGACGGCGTCGACGGCGTCGACGAGGTGGACGGGGTCGACGCCGGGCACGAGTACTCCGACGAGTACCCCGACAACACGGAGTCCGGGGACGACACCGCCTCGGAGGGCGTTCCTCCGGCCGTCGGCTCGGGAAAGGGAGCGAAATCGGGATCGGGGACGGGCTCCGGCGCGCGGCCCGGCACCGCGACGGGCCCCGGCACCGCACCCGCCCGGGGCTCCGGCACCGGCGCCCCGGCTCCGCAGCGGCCCGCCCCGCCCCCGGCGGACAAGCCCCGCCCGCCCGCACCCCCCGTGCCGAAGCCTCCGGCCCCCAAGCCCCCGGCGCCGAAGCCACCCACGGCCCCGCAACCCGTCAAGCCCGTCAAGCCCGTCAAGCCCGTCAACTATGTCGCCAAGGGCCCCACGAAGAACCGGGCGCTGAACCGCTGTGTCGACGTCGTCGGCGGTGTGGTCACCGACGGGGCGGCCCTGCGCGCCACCACCTGCTCCGGGCAGCAGCGCCAGCGCTGGGAGTTCCGCAAGGACGGCGAGGTCTGGTCGCGCATCAACCGCGTGTACTGCATGGACGTCCAGTGGGGCAACACCGGCAGCGGCACCCCGCTCCAGGTCGCCCATTGCAGCGGCAACCCCGCCCAGCAGCTCCGGCTGCGCTCCGACGGCACGATCCACAACCCGAGGTCCGGGAAGTGCGTCGAGGCCGTCGACGAGGGCGGGAAGCGGGGCATCCGGCTCCAGTTGCAGCGCTGCGACGGCTCCGGCGCACAGCGGTGGCTCGTGGGCTGA
- a CDS encoding right-handed parallel beta-helix repeat-containing protein → MSTPPPRSAVHRVDPRAEGAHATLTAALRAAADGDEIAIAPGRYQEHLRIDRAVTLRPDGGPAAGAVVVAGTDPERPVLEVTAGERVLLQGLVAEGAAADRPAVVLGGGRTRWEGGGLAAGRLEARGAAELELTGAVLTGAGLAGVLLRTTGPVRFTDCRIDGTEGTGVVAGGTTRLDVVGGSVRATTGSALRIRENARVTVRDALIDGAGRSGVLVEDQGSLRLTDCRVRDCAGDAVRILGSSPADRGTDEGGVRLDGCELTGSGGDAVRVGGGGHAVLNHCLLRDTGGSGVSAGDDTRTELTGTRIVRTAAAALFAHGGARLTAVGAVVRESAANGLVATDSSRVDLTDSELTDCRFSAVHTGGEAETRLSGLLIGTTPEHGAHTVAAARLTLEDSRITDCGMSGVDLSDTARATLAAVAVRRCRTGATSGGGSELRLRECEIADSERAAAVLGGTGAQEITGGRLLRSGTAGLVIEEGTRPRVDGVEILDAAGTGVVVAGGAAPELTGVRIVRPGKNGLVVDARGGGVFEECAILSPGFPAVHLGDAARPVLRRVLVQDASEDLSAEPGAEPVVEECVSVRVESPVWPDPRALPRPATARAGGRDTAPGLPAPAAPGADPAADGAEEESLEDLLGELDALIGLARVKQDVASLVKLMRMVQRREAAGLAAPPLSRHLVFAGNPGTGKTTVARLYGRILAAVGLLERGHLVEADRSALVGEYVGHTGPKTQRVFMEAMGGVLFIDEAYSLAPAGGGGGNDFAQEAVATLVKLMEDHRDAVVVIVAGYPNEMERFIDSNPGLASRFNRTLLFEDYDNAELVRIVEQHAGTHQYELTDAARAMLDVYFAHFPRDGRFGNGRSARQTFQAMTERQAYRVAEIETPSETDLVTLSELDVPELEVPESPAGAPGFLGAAG, encoded by the coding sequence GTGAGCACACCCCCGCCCCGCTCCGCCGTCCACCGGGTCGACCCCCGCGCCGAGGGCGCCCACGCCACCCTCACCGCCGCGCTGCGGGCAGCCGCCGACGGCGACGAGATAGCGATCGCCCCCGGCCGCTACCAGGAGCATCTGCGGATCGACCGCGCGGTGACCCTGCGGCCCGACGGCGGCCCGGCGGCCGGTGCGGTCGTCGTCGCCGGAACGGACCCCGAGCGGCCCGTCCTGGAGGTGACCGCGGGGGAACGGGTCCTGCTCCAGGGCCTCGTGGCCGAGGGCGCCGCCGCCGACCGGCCCGCCGTCGTCCTCGGCGGCGGCCGGACCCGCTGGGAGGGCGGCGGCCTCGCCGCCGGACGGCTGGAGGCACGGGGCGCGGCCGAACTGGAGCTGACCGGGGCGGTCCTCACCGGAGCCGGGCTCGCCGGGGTACTGCTGCGCACCACGGGGCCGGTCCGCTTCACCGACTGCCGGATCGACGGCACCGAGGGCACCGGCGTCGTCGCGGGCGGCACCACCCGTCTCGACGTCGTCGGCGGCTCGGTCCGCGCCACCACCGGATCGGCCCTGCGGATACGGGAGAACGCCCGTGTCACCGTGCGGGACGCCCTCATCGACGGGGCGGGCCGCAGCGGCGTCCTCGTCGAGGACCAGGGCTCCCTGAGGCTCACCGACTGCCGGGTGCGGGACTGCGCGGGGGACGCGGTGCGGATCCTCGGCAGCTCACCGGCGGACAGGGGCACGGACGAGGGCGGAGTGCGCCTCGACGGCTGCGAGCTGACCGGCAGCGGCGGGGACGCCGTCCGCGTCGGCGGAGGCGGCCACGCCGTCCTGAACCACTGCCTGCTGCGCGACACCGGCGGCTCCGGCGTGAGCGCCGGTGACGACACCCGCACCGAGCTGACCGGCACCCGTATCGTCCGCACCGCCGCCGCCGCGCTCTTCGCCCACGGCGGCGCCCGGCTGACCGCCGTCGGCGCGGTCGTCCGCGAGTCCGCCGCCAACGGCCTCGTCGCCACGGACAGCTCCCGGGTCGACCTCACCGACTCCGAGCTGACCGACTGCCGCTTCAGCGCCGTCCACACCGGTGGCGAGGCCGAGACCCGGCTGTCCGGGCTGCTGATCGGCACCACCCCCGAACACGGGGCGCACACCGTCGCCGCCGCCCGGCTCACCCTGGAGGACAGCCGGATCACCGACTGCGGCATGTCGGGCGTCGACCTCTCCGACACCGCCCGGGCCACCCTCGCGGCAGTCGCCGTCCGCCGCTGCCGCACCGGTGCGACCTCCGGCGGCGGGAGCGAACTGCGGCTGCGGGAGTGCGAGATCGCCGACAGCGAGCGTGCCGCCGCCGTCCTCGGCGGCACGGGAGCACAGGAGATCACCGGCGGGCGGCTGCTGCGTTCGGGCACCGCCGGACTGGTGATCGAGGAGGGCACCCGGCCCCGGGTCGACGGGGTGGAGATCCTGGACGCCGCCGGTACGGGCGTGGTCGTCGCGGGCGGCGCCGCACCGGAGCTGACGGGCGTACGGATCGTGCGCCCCGGGAAGAACGGCCTGGTCGTCGACGCCCGCGGCGGCGGGGTGTTCGAGGAGTGCGCGATCCTGTCCCCCGGCTTCCCCGCCGTTCACCTCGGTGACGCGGCCCGCCCGGTGCTGCGCCGCGTCCTGGTGCAGGACGCGTCCGAGGATCTGAGCGCCGAGCCCGGCGCCGAGCCGGTCGTGGAGGAGTGCGTCTCCGTCCGGGTGGAGTCACCGGTGTGGCCGGACCCCCGCGCGCTGCCGCGGCCCGCCACCGCCCGGGCGGGTGGACGGGACACCGCGCCCGGACTCCCCGCCCCCGCCGCCCCGGGCGCGGACCCGGCGGCGGACGGTGCCGAGGAGGAGAGCCTGGAGGACCTGCTCGGGGAGCTGGACGCGCTGATCGGTCTCGCCCGGGTCAAGCAGGACGTGGCCTCGCTGGTGAAGCTCATGCGGATGGTGCAGCGCCGGGAGGCCGCCGGGCTCGCCGCGCCCCCGCTGAGCAGGCACCTCGTCTTCGCGGGCAACCCCGGCACCGGCAAGACGACGGTGGCCCGGCTCTACGGCCGCATCCTCGCCGCCGTGGGGCTCCTGGAACGCGGCCATCTGGTCGAGGCGGACCGTTCCGCGCTGGTGGGCGAGTACGTCGGACACACCGGCCCCAAGACCCAGCGGGTCTTCATGGAGGCGATGGGCGGGGTGCTCTTCATCGACGAGGCGTACTCGCTGGCGCCCGCCGGGGGCGGCGGCGGGAACGACTTCGCGCAGGAGGCCGTCGCGACGCTGGTGAAGCTGATGGAGGACCACCGGGACGCGGTGGTCGTCATCGTGGCGGGCTACCCGAACGAGATGGAGCGCTTCATCGACTCCAACCCCGGTCTGGCCTCCCGTTTCAACCGCACCCTGCTTTTCGAGGACTACGACAACGCCGAGTTGGTGCGGATCGTCGAACAGCACGCCGGGACCCATCAGTACGAGCTGACGGACGCGGCGCGCGCGATGCTCGACGTGTACTTCGCGCACTTCCCGAGGGACGGGCGGTTCGGCAACGGCCGTTCCGCGCGGCAGACGTTCCAGGCGATGACCGAGCGGCAGGCGTACCGGGTGGCGGAGATCGAGACGCCGTCGGAGACGGACCTCGTCACACTCTCGGAGCTGGACGTGCCCGAGCTGGAGGTGCCGGAGAGTCCGGCGGGGGCGCCGGGGTTCCTGGGCGCGGCGGGCTGA